The proteins below are encoded in one region of Bacteroides uniformis:
- a CDS encoding carboxylesterase/lipase family protein, with protein MKKQFLSVLAFSAILLSSCGGTAKIEKASACGQEGEITASSATAIAETESGKVAGYVENGIYIYKGIPYAKAERFMPPVAADKWEGVRSSRAYGPTCPQGKRMGWYSDEQAFAFNWDDGYPDENCLRVNIWTPGLKDGKKRPVMVWLHGGGYSAGSGQELPSYDGTNLAKKGDAVVVTLNHRLNVLGFLDLSAYGDKYAKSGNAGLLDLVAALQWVNKNIESFGGDARNVTIFGQSGGGGKVSTLLATPSARGLFHKAIVQSGSMLRTMEQKYSRRIGSAVMEELGLKASQIDELCKMPYDKVLAAGDKAIAKVRAEAEKEGVSSFIFGWAPTVDGDVLPVQPFDPQAPAQSKGIPVMIGTTLHEFTMSTYVPAFRTITKEKAVEFLQKKYGERTDEFLTAFEKAYPGYQPKDLVDVDFVFRPGAVEQAKLKAAQQGAPVYMYMFAWESPVLDGMFRSTHCMDIPFAFNNVVRHASMTGGGAEAQALGEKMSSAWLNFARTGNPNAEGLPEWEPYTAEKGATMIFNNDCQVKYNHDKELLEVVMAFPTRGF; from the coding sequence ATGAAAAAGCAATTCTTGTCAGTGTTAGCATTCTCCGCCATCCTACTTTCCTCGTGCGGAGGGACAGCTAAAATAGAGAAAGCATCTGCTTGTGGGCAGGAGGGGGAGATTACGGCTTCTTCGGCAACCGCCATTGCCGAGACCGAATCAGGAAAAGTAGCCGGATATGTGGAAAATGGTATCTATATATATAAAGGTATCCCATATGCCAAAGCCGAACGTTTTATGCCGCCCGTGGCCGCTGATAAATGGGAAGGCGTCCGCAGCAGCCGTGCCTATGGCCCTACTTGTCCGCAAGGCAAGCGCATGGGATGGTACAGCGACGAGCAGGCGTTTGCCTTCAACTGGGATGACGGTTATCCTGACGAGAATTGTCTGCGGGTGAATATCTGGACACCGGGACTGAAAGACGGGAAGAAACGCCCCGTCATGGTGTGGCTGCATGGTGGAGGTTATTCCGCCGGCAGTGGTCAGGAGCTTCCCTCGTATGACGGAACAAATCTGGCAAAGAAAGGGGATGCAGTGGTTGTGACGCTGAATCATCGTCTCAACGTCCTGGGTTTTCTCGACCTTTCCGCCTATGGCGATAAATATGCAAAATCGGGCAATGCCGGACTGCTTGATCTGGTGGCGGCACTGCAATGGGTGAATAAGAATATAGAATCCTTCGGTGGAGATGCTCGGAATGTTACCATTTTCGGTCAATCCGGTGGAGGAGGCAAGGTCTCTACGCTACTTGCCACGCCATCGGCGAGAGGCTTGTTCCATAAAGCCATTGTACAAAGCGGATCTATGCTTCGCACGATGGAGCAAAAGTATTCTCGTCGCATTGGCAGTGCCGTGATGGAAGAACTTGGTCTGAAGGCTTCGCAGATAGACGAACTCTGCAAGATGCCGTATGACAAGGTGCTTGCCGCCGGTGACAAGGCGATAGCCAAAGTGCGTGCAGAGGCAGAGAAGGAGGGGGTGTCTTCCTTCATTTTTGGCTGGGCGCCTACGGTGGACGGCGATGTACTGCCCGTACAGCCTTTCGACCCTCAAGCTCCAGCACAAAGCAAGGGCATTCCGGTAATGATTGGCACTACTCTGCACGAATTTACCATGAGTACTTATGTCCCCGCTTTTCGTACCATTACCAAAGAAAAAGCGGTGGAATTCCTGCAAAAGAAATACGGCGAACGTACGGACGAGTTCCTTACCGCTTTCGAGAAAGCCTACCCCGGCTATCAGCCTAAAGATTTGGTGGATGTGGACTTCGTGTTCCGTCCCGGTGCTGTGGAGCAGGCTAAACTGAAAGCTGCGCAGCAGGGTGCTCCGGTCTATATGTACATGTTCGCGTGGGAATCGCCCGTACTTGACGGCATGTTTCGCAGCACGCACTGCATGGACATTCCCTTTGCCTTCAACAATGTAGTGCGCCACGCTTCCATGACCGGGGGTGGCGCTGAAGCACAAGCTTTGGGCGAAAAGATGAGCAGCGCGTGGTTGAACTTTGCCCGTACGGGCAATCCCAATGCCGAAGGGTTACCCGAGTGGGAACCTTATACCGCAGAAAAGGGAGCAACGATGATTTTCAATAACGATTGCCAAGTGAAGTATAACCATGACAAGGAACTGCTGGAGGTAGTGATGGCATTTCCTACACGTGGGTTCTGA